The Sphaerodactylus townsendi isolate TG3544 linkage group LG11, MPM_Stown_v2.3, whole genome shotgun sequence sequence GCAAAAATTCTGTTTTTCTAACTTATGACATACAGTGACTCTCATTTTCCGTTGTTTCAGAATCCAGGAATTTTATTGTTTCAGCCTTccctttaaaattattaaattctAGGCTGCTTCCTCTTCATCTCTCAAGCAGCTATGGAACATGCTGCAGACAACATAACATCTTCAGCAATGATACAGAAAAAGTTGTCATGATCAGTAATGTTAAAGTCATGTAACATTTGTTGAAAACATCTTGCATTCATTCTAGTATCCCAGAAGACACCATGGCAAACTTTATAGTCATATAAAACACAAGAAAGCATTTACTCAAACTGGATTCTGCAGATGCattcccggggtgtgtgtgtgtgtccatatgACTCccttaaaataaaaatggagctCTCCGTCTTCTAGGAATACAGGCAGGGGATTCTGTACCTTGGAGAAAAGTATATTAatttcctcccccctcttttgAAGTGCAGGGACACACAGAGCTGCTGCCACTCCCTGCAGTCACTCAGATCATTTCAGAGCACTAGTAGAAAACTTGCCAGTCAGTTTACTGAGTATCCCAAAGGAGTCCTAATTAAGTTGTCATAGTTACATCAAGCGACCTTATACTTCAggagaccattggtccatcaaggtcagtattgtctacttggtGACAGCTGTTTTCCAGGTATTCAGGCAGAGATCTGtcacatcacctacttcctgatccttttaatgggagatgccaggaattgaacccaggattCCAAGCAGCCACTGCACAAAGCCGTGGTAACTGTTTGTGTGACACTATTCTTTTCCATTCCTATGAGCAGCTCTAACTTTTTATGCCTTCGCCACCCTTATTCAACTGACCTCTGTCTCTAGTGCAGAAGTTGCTTCCCATCAAGGAGTGAGTTTGATTAGAAGTTGGCCTTTTGAGTTGTGGACCTATAAAAGCAGAGACCTGTTGGCAGTTGTCGCTATAGACCCCTGTACAGACAGTACAAGTATTTTacttaaatgtgtttttaaagtgTAGCTGATCTGCCTCTCACTATAGTGTTGAGAACACTAGAAGACAACAGTTTCTGTCGGGTATGCTTAACTTGCAGCACTCTATGGCCccctccacacacgcaaaataatgtgttgtcaaaccactttcacaaactgtttgcaagtgggttttgctattccgcacagcttcaaagagcactgaaagcagtttgaaagtgcattattctgcatgtgcagaatgagcctatatAAAAGACTCTTCAGCACATGGTAAACCCCGCTGAGATGCCACTACCATTTTAAAGACATGTTAAAATACCATGAGGGTCTGATCCTGACTGACCTTGCAGTGTGGTGCTCTTGTCCCTGCCCCTCATGGCTCTTTTAACTCTTGAAAAGTAAGGGAAGACACTAGTGCTGCATGGGACatcatgcattttaaaatggcagtgacCTCATGGTGGCCCCAAAGACATAGTCACATTTAATCTGACCCTTAGATGTTCTGCACAAATCACAAAATGGGAGTCCTTGGGGTTTTAAAAAGTTTGAGAATTGCTGGGGTAGGGAGTAAGAATAAGCTCAAACCATATAATGGAGTTAACTGCAAGAAGAACTACATTTGGGGCTTGGCTTTTCTCAGACAGTTCATGCCAGTTAGCCAGAACAGCATTTTATAAACTACAAATCATAGATTATTTGTGCTTACTGGTGTTAGTTATATGTAGAACAGTGGGAGCTTTAAAGAAAAGTAACCTACATACAGGTCCAGAAAACCAGTTGCTTTCCTATCTGGCCATCAGAGCAGTTCGTGAGGAGCCAAGTAGCTATTAATAAGcctttgttaatttttttccaggcaagtgaTTTTTGTGCAGGTTTTGCCCCATTCCACATCACAGAGGCAATCTCTGCCCAGAGAGAGACCTCATGGGAAAAGTCTACGCGGAGCAATCTAGAAAAGCCAAGCTTAGAAAGGAGCCATCAATGCTTGAGAGATAAAATATACCAGTCAATATCTTGTAACAGAATCAAAAGTATTTTGAAATGTTGCCTGAGCAAAGTACAACTACTCAAAGCTAGAAGGAACTGTAgagcacagtgtgtaacagacttccctctggccatttccgcacggaggcggaagcggctgggtcggcgcatttcgcaccgatccgacgacgctgggaccgttcgcatgaaccgtcccagaaagagccgggacgacggtgctgcggagcgccgtcgcccagaCGACCTGGCgcgtccccggccctccggcacgtgtCCCCTGGCCCTccggggcgtgtccccaggcctcggcgacgcgccggagggccggggacaaggtaagtgcacggagggagtgggggggggcgcctggaagccgctgccgttcgcacggcagcggcttccagccggcgtttccacaacaagtgcgcttccaagtgcACTGTGGAAACGACGACTTCGGGCCGGGTGGgtagcgcgagggcggcgcggctgcgaagcagctgcaccccctgtgctaatggcggcctggggacggcgtttttgctgtctccaggccgccattaaacgcccgtgcggaaacggcctctgtgatacacctctgaagatgccagccacagatgcaggcgaaacgttaggaacaagatccaccagaccacggccacacagcccggaaaacccaccacaacctgtagggcactttatttttgttttgtagttAGACACAGCTAACTTATCGGGACCCCAGAGTGTTTTCAAGTTGAgacatttgaaggtggtttgccattgcctgccttcttgTCAtaagcctggtattccttggaagtctctcatccaaatactagccaggattaAGGCtgaggtgtgactagcccaatgtcatctaGCACACTCCCATGGCACGAGTGAGAATGTGAACCTGGGTTTCCATTGTTCTAGTCCGATACCTTAACCcattaaaccacactggctctttttagTGCCATAACCTTGCCAAATGTCAGACAACCAAGGAACTAGGAAATCAACAGCACCCAAATACATCTCAACTTATGTAACAGCCTGCTATTCAATGCTGTTATCCAATGCTGttatcaccgcccagagcccctggggcggtttataaatcaaaagaatgaatgaataaataaataaataaataaaggagaagCTGAAGACTAGTGATAATTGTTGAATTAGTTGTCAAAATCTTTAGCTGTCAAAATCTTGTTAAAATCGTAACAGAAGTACACATTTATGGCCATGTCCCTGATGACAAACCTTAGCTGCTAAAGGACCATCTGGATTCCACAGGCCAAGTTGAGCAGGTGATTAAGTTGCATGTATGAGAATGTCACTATCCACGCAGATACAGAGTAATCTAGTTGAAATTGATTTTTCAGTGCCTTGAACTTTAAGGCTACAGGCTCAAAGCCCAAGAGAAGCAAAGGAAATGGTTGGTGTAGTCATCACCTGTTATGTAAGAGGGAGGTTACTTGGCTTGATTTCTTCTCTTGGGACAGTGGAATGGAAAGGCTCACTAACATCTAGAATACTGTGAAATTGAAAAATGAGCGATTCCTTGGTTTAAGTCTCATATCAGCCATCTATTCACTCTTGGACGAGGTTATACCCATATGTAGTAAACTATATATTGTAGTAAACTATGTATATATAAGTATAACTATAATTGTAATGATTACTGAAATAATGTATGCATATCACTTTTAGATCCATGTCAtttcattattttactttttatagTCTATATTTCTCCCTAacggggactcaaagcagctcacatcagtctctttttctccattttatactcacaacaatcctatgaggtaggttaggctgtgagtgAATGCCTGTTTGAGGGTTTCCAAACAAACTCCCacgacagagtggggattcaaatctggctcTCTAGGAATAGTAACAAAACTTCTAAATTTGAATCTGTGCATGTTTTCCTTGAAACAAGTCTCACTGGATACTTAGATAAAAGTGCTTAGGATTGCTGCCTAAGGATTCTTATTTATAGTAGAACTCCAGTTATAGTAGAATTCTTATTTATACTAGAACTCTATAGTAGAACTTAAGAAGGGACATATAGTAAATACTCTTTCcctatattgtatttttaattgttttatgttatttttgaCTTGAATAATAGTTTGTTCTAGTAAAAGAAATTGAGAATCTAGACTACAGTGAATCTAATTTGCAGGCAACATAACATGTGATGCATTAAAGTGCAAGAAGATGAAGTTGTATAAAAGTTATGTTTATTAAACCACTGTATTTCATATATATTAAATAAAGTTTctcataaaatttaaaaaacataatttaGATATAACACCCGTAATTTTCAAGTGATATGTTCAGTAAATACTGAAATCTGTGCAATGCTCATTCAAAATTTAAATATTGTAGTTCTTCCCTTTTAAAGCAGTTTATAActctcaaaaatataaataagtactaaaattgaataaatattttaaatgtaaacaTATTCAAGAAGAATATTAGATTAATACACTCAGTTCTCAAAGGAGAACAACTATGGTATCTGCTTCTTTGCAGATTATGTGGTATGCATCCGAGTTAAAGCATTCCTATTCCCAGCCTATTTCTATAAGGCCACGTATAGTCCATATAGTTTTctgcataaataaaacataatctTGAAGTATGAGGTAGTGGATGACCTTCCTGTTCCAGCCAGTTTGCCTATGTAGCTGTGTTGAAAGAGCTTCCTGAGTGTCAGGAGAAGGCATGGTTACAGTATCTGGAGTGTTCGTCTGTtaagggaaggaaaaataaaaacgtATTGGTGATAGTCTTTTTGGCCAAACAAATACATTGCACTTATTTGCAATCAAGACAATAACTGGTAATTCTTCCATCTTTGCCATACATGGCACTTATTTTAATTATGCATCATGCTATCCTATAGGCTCAGGATAGGTTACTGCATTTTAAACACTCATCCATTTAGCATATGTTACTTTCTACTATGGAATGGAGTAATTTTCCATAGGCCATTAGTTTTGTATTATCCACGCACCCATACTTTGTGTAGATAATCTagacattgtattgtcaaaggctttcacagccggaatcactgcaatgttgtggggtttccgggctatatggccgtgttccagtagcattttctcctgacgtttcgcttgcatctgtggctggcagatccttcttcagatcccctgaagatgccagccacagatgcaggcgaaacgtcaggagaaaatgctactggaacacggccatacagaccggaaaccccacaacactctagaTGTAGATATGTCTCAGTCTTCCTGGCTATCCCCTCATCCTAAACTGAAACTGTGCCCAGGTGGGCATACAAATTTCTTTCTCACCCAATTCTCTTCTTAATCCAGGCTTAAGTAATACACTAGCTTTTGCTAAAGACATTTGGTACACAAATTGGTCTTTCTGGTCCTGTACCCCATTCCGAATGCCATCATCATGGATGGTGCAACAGTTGAACAAGGACTGGTGAATTTCTAGCTATGCATTATGATGTCTTCCCAGCTGATGAACATGTGTCGATATTCTAGTGATATGGATAGCTgagggatggggagagagaaatTGCACTCAAGGAGATTTAACCACAGTCCCATTTCTTGTGGAAGTTGAGTGCTGCAGTAGGTTGCCCATTTAGAAAGATGTTCAAGGTtttgttaaaatgtatttaatttccATTTTTGGTGGTGGTAAGGAAATTAGTTCCTGTTTCCAAATTGATCAATTCTGTTCTATTTCATCTGTAGTTTATTTTAACTGAATCTGGATATTCTTTGACTTAAGAGGTAGTTTAGCATGTACAGCTGAGGTATGGGGAGGATTTCAGTGAATGCTCATCACAATGGAAGGAATTTGCTACCATTTGCTTATGCTATATCACAGCATTTCTCACATAAAGTATTATCCAGCAAAGAAGAACACGTCGACAGCTTATAAACATTTATTTCAtatataccttacctttctcttctctatatatatatttatttctgtaaatgtatatcctgcctatCACCAGAGTCCCCAATGGAGACACAGAGTGGCTCACATCATTCTACTCTCTTGAGTGGAAATTCAAactttggtctcccagatcctgctcTGACTCTCTACCCACTATACCAAGCTGGGAACACAATTACAAGGGCTGATTTTCCAGTGGTCCCCAGTTATTAAAGAGGAGTAGAGGCATGCATGAGTCAGTGTAAATGGGACTTACCATTGACTGCAGGGTATGAGCTAGTTCCTTTGTTTTCAGCCATAAAGGTGCAGTTTTTTGTTCTTCACtaataaaagttttatttatatattccaaGAAAGCCTGGTATGCGTAAAGGCCACTTGAAATTCCTCTTAAGCACCTTTCCTAAATAGGGAGGATAAGTTAAAGTTATTCAATGAAAGATTTTCTCTTGTTATATCCATTAGCTAACATTTTGACTTTACACTGGAATTGAAATTCTTGTCCATGATCTGTCCAGCCATCCTTCAGCAGAAGTGGCTGATGGCAGCAGTTCTTCCTAGCATTCCCTTCCTCTCAGGAAAGCTGATTACCAAGATCACAGGACTTGCACATGTATCACACAGAGCTGCATGGAAAAGGCAGAAGAGGGTTGAAATGGCCTCTTGCATCAGTGGAACTGTCTCTTgcggtgggggagaagggagcaATTTTGCCCACTCTCCACTCTTTTGAGCATTTCCCCAACCTGCATGGGCTATTACCTGTGCATTCTGCCTTGAGTCGcagcaagaaaggtgggctacaaataaacaaaataaaataaatctgactTGTGCAGAGTCAGAAGATACCTCTATGAGAGAGGAGAATGCTGGAGAGGTCCATGATCCTTGCACCAACGAACTGTTGGATTTGTGTTTAAGATTAGTTGGCTGTCTACTTGAGCAAAACTACTACATTACATTTGTTACTCAGATGGTAAACAAAGCATGCATATTTATATCATACGGTAAGTAATGATTTTCTTGCCTTGTTGAATCCATGTGGGGGGCATTCATCTTGTGTAGTGATCTTTGGAAAGCGGAGATTATTCTGAGACAGTATTTCAGTGTTGTTTTGACATATCGTTTGCTTCTCACACAGCTATAGTAGCAGGAAAAAATAGGAGAACCTTTATTACGTGAGCACTTCAATATGATTAtattctaagccagtgatggtgaacctttttgagacctagtgcccaaattgcaacccaaaccccacttatttatcgcaaagtgccaacccgacaatttaacctgaatgctgaggttttagtttagaaaaaccgattggctccttcttcctccgccccacccgctcgggcaggggccagcctgctctagcctccagcaagtcccatgcacaccgctctgtgcctctctagcatctctgcctcctctgcccccgcccccccaggcagcagccacccggaacacaggcaccaggcccgccagccgagtcctccctgctcactgtggtgcgtgcacatcatgctctgtggcccaggccagcctaggtgtgtgtgtgggtgtgtgtgtgattttttgccccccacataacaaactctgttcacgtgcccacagagagggctccgagtgtcacctctggcacctgtgccataggttcgccatcactgttctaagctgTCAATGTCCAATATATGTAATGGTAAAACTCTTCATGGGTCCTCACTGGGTTATAGTTTTCCCTGCGGTCTCTTGACTCCTGCAGTCACCCTGCCCTGATCAGCATAGCAATTATATGCTTggtttaaattaaaattgaagtGCATATGAAGAAAACAGATTTAGGATTGATTTATACCAAACGCAGCTTCCCTCCAGCAGCCCCATGTCAGCATGGGAAAGCCTCCACTGAATGCCAGATGGCCAGCACAAGATGCAGTCCAGAGAAGcagtgcttaggattgcactgctgttGTGCTAGTGGAGCGAATTTCATCTGCTGTTGTGCTAGTGGAGTGAATTTCAGAGCCCAGTTTGTATTACTGGTGGAAAGAACAAAGGGGAAGGATTTTCCCtggtcttctcccccccccccctttacactgCACATGGAAAGTTCCAAACAGCTACAGGAACTGTttcatgtgaacacatgaagctgccttctagaGTCTAACCACTGATCTATCAAGATCTGCAGTGTCTATTTTCTGACTGACTGTGGCTCTCTGAGGTCTCAGTAGAGGTCATTCAGATCACCTACTACCTGACATAGATGCTGGGGACTGACTCTGGCACCTAGTAGAAGATTATAACTTTTTAACTAAATCATTACTATCAAGTGATGTTTACCAAGGATGACTATTATTAGAATTAACTATACTGATAATCACTTTAGAAggaaggttgggggtggggggataaaaATTCACAGGAATATACATGCAAATCTCAGCAAAAATAGAACAGACTACATTGATCACATTTATCCAAACTGTTACTTCAATACCACAAGTTCTTTCCTGTGCTTTAATTCCTTGTTCGTTAATTCTAGGGGCAGAAGCATATACTACAACCACCACATGGAAGACAGTTTTAGTCACTGTGCAACAGATATCACAAAACATTGAgcccaaataaattaaaaaagggTTAGaccagaaagggggtggggtgcattGACTGATTCATGTTGAGAACCAAGGTATTTGTGGACATAAAgtctataaattaaaaaaaagtcagtaaattttaaaaaataggggtAGGACAGCCATCAtatgaatgtttaaaatattgctttcctATGGAAGGAAATATTGCTTTCCTATATAATTCTAAATaggaaaaggggtgtgtgaaaATAATACATATGAGGACATTGTAGAACAGCGAGCTTTCTGAATGACTGCCCTGTGAAAAAACGCAACTGCTTTTGTAGTTCCAGTTCCACCAATGGGGAAAGGTTGTATATGGAGGAATAGGAGTGAAGGGATAGCAGGTGGCAGGCTGTAGAGGCATAGAAAGTGTATCTGAAAGTATATTCAATGGGCTTCCTTTTAACATGTATCAGTATCTCAAAACAAAGTTTTGCTAATTACTTTCTGAATCCAAATTGGCCCTTAATCAGTTCTTTAATGAATGACACTGTTCAGGTATCCCACAGCCATCAAAAAGAGTCTTTtgggtactttttaaaaacaaaattgctcTTTGGTATAGCTAACTGTTGTTGAAGTTCAGTACTAAAGTTCCATCGTATTTTCTATCATGCTTTTCTTATGTCACAAGTTTGGCCCAATTTTCtaatgccaccttccaaaggtACACTGCTTTCCTCAAGGAAATGCTGTTCATATCTGAAGAACCATACTTGCTTCTGCAATGGTTAGTCTTCCATTCTGTGCTGTGAATAGAAGCATAAAAGCAGCCTAGATACTGTTGCAAGGTCCAAGACCATGTAATTGCTGAATGCTGTTTCTAGTCTTTTCACTGGGAAAGATGAACTACCATCTCAGGCCTAGCCAGAAAAATGTCTCCCAGCCTGAGGTGCCCTTCCTCTTAAATGCAACCAGTCCCCAATGAGAAGGAACGTGGATAAACATAATATTCAGACCCAGATTCATGAGCATaaaatgcagaggctggcaggGACTAAACTCTTGAAATCGGAGGCACCCCGTCCCAGGCAAGCAGCATGGCCCAACAGTCTGGTCCGTTTTCACCTGTGATCATAACAGAATGTCACCCATCCAGTCTGCTTTTCACTCTCTCTCTGGCCTAGCAGCATGGTCTTTATAGGCAAGGTGGTCTCGATTCCAAGGTCCTTTTAAGCCATCATCACCACCTTAAGCCATCATCacatgagagtcagtgtggtatagtggttaagagcaggtgcactctaatctggagagccaggttcccactctgccacttaagctgtggaagcttatctggtgaactaaattagcttgtgcactccaacacatgccaaccaggtgactttgggctagt is a genomic window containing:
- the IL6 gene encoding interleukin-6; amino-acid sequence: MLALAERCLWVTAALSVLLQASASPILDYSGEEQSSEDPSSKPLPTRYSQLRNCVRLAKELRNRASQLWKKELCEKQTICQNNTEILSQNNLRFPKITTQDECPPHGFNKERCLRGISSGLYAYQAFLEYINKTFISEEQKTAPLWLKTKELAHTLQSMTNTPDTVTMPSPDTQEALSTQLHRQTGWNRKVIHYLILQDYVLFMQKTIWTIRGLIEIGWE